The Clostridia bacterium nucleotide sequence AGATGGCACCCATCCTCACCGAGCTGAGGGCACTGCACGAAAACTTGATGGACCATCCCTTCTTGGGCAAAGGTTCTTTGACCGTATCTGAAATCTTCTTTACTTCTCCCTCCCGCTGCGCAGTGGCGGACTCCTGCACCATTTCCATTGACCGCCGGCTGACCGCAGGGGAAACCCACGAATACGCCCTGCAACAGATTAGGAACTTGCCTTCCGTGAAGGCAGCCAATGCGAAAGTGGAAATGTACACCTATGAACGCCCGTCCTGGACCGGTTTGGTTTACCCGACGGAATGTTATTTCCCCACCTGGTTGATTGAAGAAGATCATCCAGCCACCAAGTCCCTGGTTGATGCTTACAAAGGTCTCTTCAACGATGCGCCTGAAGTAGACAAGTGGACCTTCTCCACCAACGGTGTTTCCATTATGGGTCGTTACGGCATCCCGTGCGTCGGCTTCGGTCCGGGGGCGGAAAAAGAAGCCCATGCTCCCAACGAGAAAACTTGGAAAGATCACCTGGTGAAAGCTGCCGCTATGTATGCCGCCATACCGAAGATTTACGTCCAAAAATATGCCCATGAAATGCCTGAGCAAACGGAAAACCTGGTCGCTGTGGATAAAAAATAAAAATTAATCATAGAAGCTCATAAAAAACATGAGGAGGTACATTGACATGCAAACCATTTTTAGAGGCCGTCATTTTATCACTTTGAAGGACTTCACCAAAGAAGAAATCGATACCATGCTGGATGTGTCCTTCGACCTGAAGAAAAAATTCGCTATGGGGGTTGACACTCCTTACCTGAAATACAAGACCATCTTCTTGATGTTCTTTGAACAGTCCACCCGGACGCGGAACTCCATGGAAGCCGGTATTGCCCAACTGGGCGGCCATGCCAACTTCTTGGATACCAGCAACATGCAGATTGCCCACGGCGAATCCGCCAAGGACACCGCCGTCATCCTATCCCGTTTCGGCCACGGTATTGCCGTCCGGAACTGCTTCTGGGGCGAAGGTAACAAGTATATCACCGAAATGGCCAAGCACTCCACCGTGCCCATTATGAACCTGCAGTGCGACTTGTATCACCCGTTCCAAGCTTTGGCCGACTTGATGACCATGCAAGAAAAACTGGGCGACCTGCGCCGGAAGAAAGTATCCATCATCTGGGCTTACGCTACGAGCCATAAGAAACCCATTTCCGTACCCGTGTCCCAAGTGCTGCTGTTCCCCCGTTACGGCATGGACGTATGTTTGGCCTACCCGAAAGGCTGGGAGCTGCCTGACTGGGTCATCGAAGAAGCCAGGAAGTTTGCCGAAGAAAACGGCGGCAGCCTGACCATCACCCATGACGAAGAAGAAGCTTACCGGGATGCTGACATCGTTATTCCGAAGAACTGGGGCAGCTGGGTCACCAACCAAAGCACTGCCGTAGTGGACGATGCTCTGGAAGCCAACCGGCACTGGAAGTGCACCGAAGAGAAAATGAAACTGGCCAAACCCCACGTCATGTACATGCACGCCCTGCCTGCCGACCGGGGCAATGAAGTGGAAGACTCCGTCATCGACGGGCCGCACTCCATCGTCTATGATGAAGCGGAAAACCGGCTCCACACTGCCAAGGCAGTGATGACCCTCCTCATGAACGGCAAGTAAATTGCAGTCTGAATCCCCGCAGCGATGCGGGGATTTTAATTGTGCTTAAATATAGAAAAATTTATCACAGGATACTTTACAATAAAAAAGATTAATGCTAAAATGGCATTAGGGAAAGTACATAGGAGAACTTTCACAAATACAAAGCGGAGAATGAAGGATACGGGAGAGTTCCCGGCGATACACGCGCGGGCACCGAAGGAGCAAGCTTCAAACCGCCAATTTGAAGCGAAACTCTCAGGTCAAAGAACCGTATCCTAACTCACCTCTGGAAAGTCTTCCACGGACGCCGAAGGAGTAACACTCTCAGGCAAGCCAGACAGAGTGCAGGCAGCAATGCCTGCCTATTTTTATGCCAAGATTGCACTATTTTTCACATAAGCCAGAAATTTTTGCTGGCATAAATTATTGGTCCTTACTAACACTAATCTTGACGCAAAATCCCTTGCTGC carries:
- a CDS encoding YgeY family selenium metabolism-linked hydrolase, with translation MDFKQILQKAEAYRGDMSKFLRDLIAIPSESCQEKGVIHRIKEEMEKVGFDKVEIDPMGNVLGYIGKGKHLIAMDAHIDNVGVGDRRLWEFDPYEGKEDDECVYGRGASDQLGGMASMVYAGKIIKDLGLEDDYTLLITGTVQEEDCDGLCWQYIIEESKIRPEFVVLTEPTSCRIYRGHRGRMEIKVTTYGVSCHGSAPERGDNAIYKMAPILTELRALHENLMDHPFLGKGSLTVSEIFFTSPSRCAVADSCTISIDRRLTAGETHEYALQQIRNLPSVKAANAKVEMYTYERPSWTGLVYPTECYFPTWLIEEDHPATKSLVDAYKGLFNDAPEVDKWTFSTNGVSIMGRYGIPCVGFGPGAEKEAHAPNEKTWKDHLVKAAAMYAAIPKIYVQKYAHEMPEQTENLVAVDKK
- a CDS encoding ornithine carbamoyltransferase, translating into MQTIFRGRHFITLKDFTKEEIDTMLDVSFDLKKKFAMGVDTPYLKYKTIFLMFFEQSTRTRNSMEAGIAQLGGHANFLDTSNMQIAHGESAKDTAVILSRFGHGIAVRNCFWGEGNKYITEMAKHSTVPIMNLQCDLYHPFQALADLMTMQEKLGDLRRKKVSIIWAYATSHKKPISVPVSQVLLFPRYGMDVCLAYPKGWELPDWVIEEARKFAEENGGSLTITHDEEEAYRDADIVIPKNWGSWVTNQSTAVVDDALEANRHWKCTEEKMKLAKPHVMYMHALPADRGNEVEDSVIDGPHSIVYDEAENRLHTAKAVMTLLMNGK